One Mycolicibacterium doricum genomic window, ACCGCCGCGACCGCCGAGACGTAGAGGATCCCGTTGTAGGGCGCCATCAGGCGACCACGCATGCCTTCGCATTCCACCAGATAGGGCACCCCGCCGATCCAGCGTTTCGGCCAGTAGATGAAATGCGCGGCGACCGCCGACAGGAACAGCCCGTTGATCAGGCCGAAGTGCTTGTCCGAGCGATGGTCCCGCCGGCCGGCTGCGGTGTAGGACCACACGGTCCCGGTCGCCCACACGGCAGCGGCAGGTGACAGACCGGCCACCGACGAGAGCGGCATCGCGACGCCCGCGACGAGTTCGTAGAAGACGTGCGCGCCCATCGAAGCCGCCCCTACGCGGGTCCACGGCCTGCGGCGGTGTTGCCGTGAACGTGCGTTCATCACACCCATTGTGGCGGCAGCGGCTCGGGCCGCGCAAGCGGCGCGCGCCTCGGCTGTGACGTCGAGGACACTCCCCCTCGCGTCGCTTTAACCAGTTGGTCGATAAGCTGCCGGTGATGACCGCCCTTCGAGAGACCTCCCGGCCGCACGACGCGAGCTGGATCGCGCGTTTGCTCGAGTTCCAACGCGACGGTGACATTTTTATCGCACCCCAGGTCACCAGTGGTCCGGAGCACCGTCTGTTCGGCGGTCTGGTCGCCGCGCAGGCGCTGGGCGCCGCGGGCGCGACGGTGGATCCCGATAAGCGGGCGCAGTCGCTGCACGCCTACTTCGTCCGCGGCGGCAAGTATGGGATCGACGTCGAACTGCAGGTCGAGCGCACCCGCGACGGCCGCTCGTTCGACACCCGCCGCGTCACGGCGATCCAGGACGACAAGGTCATCCTCGAGATGATCGCGTCGTTCCACCGTCCCGAGGAAAGCGCCGACTGGCATCCTCAGCGACCTGCGACCCTGGCGTTGGACGACGCGGTGCCCAAGTCGCTCAAGCTCGAATCGGTGGACCGCTTCGAGCTCCGCACCGATCCGCGCGACACCTCCCCCTTCGCCATCCCACCGTTCTGGATCCGTAGCCGCGAGGTCGTCGAAGACGATCCGTTGATTCGCGCATGCATGCTGACCTACCTGTCCGACCTCGGGCCGGTGCTCGCCGCCCGCCCGGCCGGCGCACCCGACGCACCCGGTGCCGGAATGGCTGCTTCGCTGGACCATTCACTGTGGTTACATCGGCCATTCGATCCGCACCGCTGGCACCGCTACGAGGTGACCGGCGTGAACAACAGCGACGCCCGCGGCCTCGCCATCGGTTCGCTGTACGACGAAGACGGCCGGCTGATCGCCAGCACCACGCAGGAATCGCTCTGGCGCTGCTGACCGAGCACTTCGGTCTGCCGTGACGATTGGAACACCCAAGTAGCGGGTACGCCGTCGGTGTGAGTTACGCGCCGATCCTGGTCGAACCGATGCTGCCCGACGCCCGCGGCCCCCTTTCGCTGGCCGTGGTGAACGCCCTGACCGAGCGCGCCCCCCGCAACCACCTGTCCCGCATCGAAGCGTCGCTCGGCGATTCCGACCCGTACGGGCTTGATCTGCAGCTTGCGCTCTACGTCTGTTACGAACTGCACTACCGCGGGTTCGCAGGGGTCGACCCGCACTGGGAGTGGAACCCGGGCCTGCTACACCTGCGCGGCCAGATGGAGCAGACGTTCCTCGCCGCCGTGCGCCGCGACGTCGGGGAGATCGGCCCCGAGGAGACCGCTGCGGAGGAGATGGCCACCCTCGCCGTCGAACCGGTGGACGGTGAGGGACCGTCGTACTACCTGCGCGACAAGGGCACCTGGGGCGAGATGCGTGAGTACTTCGTGCACCGCTCGCTCTACCACCTCAAGGAAGGGGATCCGCACGCCTTCGCCATCCCCCGCCTGACCGGTCAGGCCAAGGCGTCGTTCGTCGCGGTGGAATTCGACGAGTTCGGGGGCGGGCGGGGACCGCAATTGCATCAGCAGTTGTTCTCCGACCTGATGGTGGCCGCCGACCTCGACGCGAGCTACCTCGGCTACATCAACGACGTGCCCGCCGAAGCGCTGGCCGCGGTGAACCTGATGTCGATGTTCGGACTGCATCGCGCTCTGCGAGGAGCGGTGGTCGGGCATTTCGCCTCCACGGAGATCACCTCGTCACCGGGATCTCGCCGGCTGGTCGAGGCGCTGGAGCGAATGAACGCACCGGATACCTGTGCGGCCTTCTACCGCGAGCACGTCGAGGCAGATGCGGTGCACGAGCAGGTCGTGCGAACCGATGTGGTCGGCGACCTGGTGGCCCGTGAACCGCAATTGGACGCTGACGTGGTGTTCGGGATCCGGGCGCACGCACTGCTCGAGGGTCACCTGGCCGACCACCTCATGGCGTGCTGGACTGCGGGCCGGACCTCGCTACGCCGACCGCTGTCCTGAGGCATCGCAAGGAGCCGACGAGTCGGCGTCCGAGTCGTCGGCGCCACGGCGGCGCCGACGATGGCTGGTGTCGCAGAGCGGGTAGGTCCTGCTGCGCTTGCACACGCAAACCGCGACCATGAACCGGTCGGACTCCACGACGTTGCCGTCGGGCATCTCGATACGGACCGGGCCCTCGATCATGATGGGGCCCCCCTGCACCAACCGGACGGTGCGTGGTTCGGTCATGGCTTGTCCGCGCGGATGACCAGCAGCTCTTCCTCGCGCCGGCCCCGGTCCAGCCGCCCTGTGTCCTCGAGCCAGTCGGCGCGCGAGGTCAACACCGGGCCAAACGGAATCCATTGCCAAGCCACGACTTCCGCGTCCAGCCCGACGCTCGACAGCGCCGCCAGGGTGGCGCGCGGATCGGCGAACTCCGACTGCACGAGCAGCAAGCTCCCGCCGGGAGCGAGGAGGTCGGGCACCGCCTTGCACAGTGGGTCGAGGATCATGCGCCCGTCGTAGCCGGCGTCCCACGCGCGGGCCGGACCGACGCTGGACGGCACCGGCTCCCGGTCTGCTTCTGGGCCATGCGGCACGTACGGCGGGTTGCAGGTCACGAGGTCGAACGGGGTGAACTCCATTGCCCGCGACCAGGATCCCAGATGGACGTCGATGTCGACGCCGGCGGCAAGCGCATTGCCGCGCGCGCAGCGCACCGCGCGGGGGCAGACGTCGAATGCGGTGACCGACGAGGCGCCCTGCAGCGCGGCGTTGACCGCCACCACTCCGCTGCCCGTGCACAAGTCGACGGCACGGCGACCGACCGCGAGACCGGTCTTCTCCATGATGTCGATCAGCAGTTGCGAATCTTGCTGGGGGGCGTACACGCCGTCCGCGGCGACCACGGTGTCGCGCTCGTCGGTGTATGCAGTCGTCACATCAGCCTCTCGACGCAAATCGGTCATAACTGCGGTGATTAATGCCCTGAATCGCGGTTGTTAAACCGCGCGCACCCCGTTTGCCCTGGCGCCGGGGCGGGCACCCGGTCGGGCGTGAACGTCTCAGATCTCCTCGCGCTACCGGTCGAGGTCGGCGCCGCGGCGCGCCGACGCAGGCTGTTCCATCCGGCCGGGGTGTTCGCCCGCGGCCACATCGAGCGGGTCGCCTCGCCCGGTCAGGGTCTCCCCATCGAATCGGGCCGTGTGGTCGGCAGGGTATCCAAGGCGGTAGGGCTACCGGGTTCGGTCCCAGATATCGCCGGCCTGGCGTGGCGAATGACCAAGGACTCACACCCGTGGGACGTCCTGCTGGCCACCACCGTGCTCAACCGGTTCCTGTTGCTGCCCACCGCATCCTGGGATGACACCAGCTACTCGAGCCTGATGCCGTTGCGGTATGAGGGCGGCGTGTGGTGGGTCCGCGCGCACCTGGCCACCAAACTCGACCGCCCGGGACTGTCCCTCGACACCGTCACCGACCAGCTGGCGCGCGGTGACCTGCAATTCAGCATCGATCAAGCCGCTGGCACAGGCCAATTCGCCCCCATCGCCCGATTGACCCTGTCGGAGGTGATTCCACCCGACAAGGACATGTCGTTCGATCCGACGCTCAACACCGCGCCCGGGGTTTCGCTGGCACCGGGATGGCTGACCGACTTCCGGCGCGCGGCCTACCGCCGCAGCCGGGAAGGCCGCGGCGCGCAGTGATACTTAGCTTAGTCCGGTGACTCCTCGGTGTCATCGGCGGTGGTGACCTCCGGCGCCACCTCACGCGAGGCCATCGGGCCCTCGCCGCCCTGATCCGACGGGCCAGGCCGGCCGCCCTTGGGTTCGGAAGCGTGTTGCTCGTCGTAGATGCCTTCGCCACGGGGCACGGGTGCTCTCCTCTCGTCACGGCGGGACTACCCCTCGACCGCTTGGCTCAACCAATAGCCATGCAGTCGTTGACGAGTGCCGAGCCCTGTGACGCAGCCGACCTTGACCCGGAGGTTCGGCACATCCCAGAATTCGAGCGTGTCAATGAAGAGTGAGCGCGAGCTGATCGACGAAGTCAAGAACAGGCTCGTCGCGAAGTTCTCCGACGTACCGGAGGGCCGCATCATGATCGCCGTCGAAGAGGCCTACGCAAACTTCACCGACAGCCTCATCCGCGATTTCGTCCCGCTCCTCGTCGAACGCCGGGTCGGCGACGAGTTGAGGCTCGACCGCTCGTCCGACCTCGCCTACAGCTGACCCGTCAGGCCGCCGCGGAGCGCAGCTTTTCCAGTAGCGGACCGGCCGCCTCCTGCAGGAAACGATCCTGGCCTTCGTCGCCCACCTGCACCAACGCGATGTCGGTGAACCCCGCCTTCCAGTACGAGCTGACGGACTTGACGATCGCGTCGAGGTCCGGGCCGCACGGAATCGACTCCGCGGTGTCCTCCGGGCGCACGAACTGGGTCGCGCCCGCGAACCCGGCTGTGGTCGGGAGGTCGGCGTTGACGGCCCATCCGCCGGCGAACCACCGGAACTGCTCGTGGGCCCGCGCGACGGCCGCGTCCCGGTGGGGATCCCAGCAGATCGGGATCTGGCCGATCACCCGCACGTCCCCGGGCAGACCGGTCGCACGCCGCGCGTCGTGCCATGCGTCGACGAGCTCCCTGTTGGGTTGGACGGCGATGAGGTGGTCGGCGAGTTGGGCGAACGCCTCGACCGACCGCTCGCCGGATACGGCTGCGGCGATCGCGACCGGCGTCTCGGGTAGATCCCACAGCCGGGCGGAGTCGATCTGGAAGTACTCGCCGCGCCAGTCGACCACCTCACCGGTGAACAGTTCGCGGATGATCTGGATCGCCTCGCGCAGCATGTCCTGCCGCCGGGCGATCGTCGGCCACCCCTTGCCGACGACGTGTTCGTTGAGGTTCTCACCGGTGCCCAGGCCGAGGGTGAAGCGGCCGTCGGCGAGGATCTGCAGTGTCGCCGCCTGCTGTGCGACGATCGCAGGGTGGTAGCGCATCGTCGGGCAGGTGACGTACGTGAACAGTTCGACGCGTTCGGTGGCGTGCGCGACGGCGCCCAGGGTGGTCCAGGCGTTCGGCGCATGACCCTGCGCCGCGAGCCACGGTGAGTAGTGGTCGCTGGACACTTCGAAGTCGAATCCGGCGCTCTCCGCGGCGGCAGCGTAACGGACGAGATCCTTGGGCCCGCTCTGCTCGGTCATCAGGGTGTAGCCGAAGCGCGTCATGGCGTCCCGGGTAACCCGTGCCGTACAGGTGCAAACGACGGTGACGGAAAACCCAGGGCTGCTGCGCTTTACACGCGGACTACAAGCGCGCCTTGACGGCAGTGGACAGTCGCGAACCGTCGGCCTTACCCCCGGCGATCGCGGCTGCTGCCTTCATGACCTGGCCCATCTGCTTCATCGTCGGGCGCTCACCGAGTTGTTCGGCGACCTGAGCCATCGCGGTGTCGACGACGGCGGCGAGTTCGGCTTCCGTGAGTGGGGTCGGCAGATACTCCTCGATGATGCGGGCTTCGGCGTGCTCGTTGGCGGCCAGCTCACCACGACCGTTCTGGGTGTAGACCTCGGCGGCCTCACCGCGCTTGCGTGACTCCCTCGTGAGAACCTTCACCACGTCGTCGTCGGTAAGCTCCCGCGCCTCCTTACCGGAGACCTCCTCGGTCTGGATTGCTGCCAGCAGCATCCGCAGCGTGGCCGTGCGCAGCTTGTCCTGTGATCTCATCGCGGTGGTGAGATCTGCGCGCAACCGCGCTTTGAGTTCCGCCATGCCAACGAAACTACGCCGGTGCCACCGGCGGCCAGGCCCGTCACGACCGCAAACACGCGTGCCACATTGTCAATCGGCTTGGTGATCGACAGGATGGTGCCCATGAGCAATGACGCCGGTGGGCCCGGCCAGGTCGACCCGCCGCCGCCAAGACCTGGTCCACCCGGTTACGCTTCGTCGCCGTTTGCACCGCAGGGCTATCCACCGCCCGCGCACCACCGGGGTTACCCGCCGCCCGGGTATCAGCAGGGTTACCCCCCGCCCGGGTATCAGCAGGGCTACCCCCTGCCGGGGTACGCACCGCCCGGGGTGCTCAAGCCCGGCGTCATCCCGTTACGCCCGCTCGGGTTGTCCGATATCTTCAACGGGGCGGTCAACTACATCCGGCGAAATCCGAAGGCCACCCTCGGCCTGACCGCCGTCGTGGTCGTCGCCGCCCAGCTCATATCACTCGTCCTGCAGATCCTGGTCCCGTTGATCGCCACCGGCGATATCGACCCCACCCTGAGCGGAGATGCGCCCACCGCCGCCGACCTCGTCGCGCAGTCCGGATCCTCGCTGGCGGGGTCGGTCACCACCGCCCTGGCATCGGTGGTCCTCAGCGGGATGCTGACCGTCATCGTGGGACGCGCGGTGTTCGGAGCCGACATCAGCATCGGTGAGGCGTGGCAGCGGGTGAAGGGAAGGTTGCTCGCGCTCCTCAGCTTCACCGTCCTGGAGGCCGTCGCCATCCTGCTGCTTATCGTGGTGGTCGTGGTGGTGGTCATCGGGGCCGAGTCCGTCGGCGGTGGCGTCGCCGCGTTCCTCGTCGGCGCTCCGCTGGTCATCGCCGCATTGCTGCTGATCGTGTACGTCGCCACCTCGCTGGTGTTCACACCCGCCCTGATCGTCCTGGAGCGTCTCGGCATCGTCGAAGCGGCGGGACGCTCCTTCGCGCTGGTGAAGAAGGACTTCTGGCGGGTGCTCGGCATCTGGATTTTGGCCGCGCTCGTGGCGTTCGTCATCGCAGGCGCCGTCGGGGTCCCGTTCACCTTCGGTGGGCAACTGATCGCGGGGTCCGGGTCCGACGGCGGAGTCCTGGCGGGCCTCGTTCTGACCGCGGTCGGCGCGGCGATCGGCCAGATTATCACCTCCCCGTTCAGCGCCGGAGTCGTCGTCCTGCTCTACACGGACCGCAGGATCCGGGCGGAGGCGTTCGATCTGGTCTTGCACACCGGTGCGGCGGAGGGGCCCGGCGTTCCGGCCGATTCCACCGACCACCTGTGGCTGATCCGCCGCCCCTGACGTGCCGACCGTAGACATCGATCGGGATGCCGCGCGCGAGGCCGCCCAGCAGGAGCTCGACAAGCCGATCTACCCGAGGACGTCGCTGACTGATCGGCTCTCCGAATTGGTCAACGACCTGATCTACCGCATCGCTGCGGGCGGGGCCGGTGTGCCCGGAGGCTGGCTGACGATCAGCGTGCTCGGCCTGCTCCTCACCGTCGCGGTGGTCGTCGCGGTCCGCGTGGCACGCAGCACCATGCGTACCGACCGGGGCAATCACTCGCTATACGGCGGGCACGAGTTGTGTGCCGCCGAACACCGGGTGACCGCCGAACAGCATGCCGCGGCCGGACAGTGGGCGCTGGCGATCCGCCACCGGTTGCGGGCGGTCGCCCGGCAACTCGAGGAGTCCGGCGTTCTCGCAGCGGTTCCCGGTCGCACCGCCACCGAGTTGGCGAACGACGCCGGCCTCGCGCTGCCGCACCTTTCAGGCGCGTTACGCGCTGCCGCAACGGCGTTCAACGACGTCACCTACGGTGACCGGCCAGGGTCCGAAGCCGCGTACCGCTCGGTGGCCGCCCTCGACGACCACATCCGCGAGGCGGCCACCACGGCCGGCCACACCTCCGCCGCGCCGCCGGCCGGAACCGACTGGGCAGAGGTCCGATGACCCCTCCTGCCACCGCGGTCGGCCCCACTGTAGGACAACGCTGGCGCACCGGACGCTGGGTGATACTCGCGCTCATCGCCATCGTCGCGGTGGCCACGGTCGGCACCTTGCTGACCGCCTCACGGCCGGGCGCGCCGATGGATCCGCAGTCGACCTCGCCCGGCGGGGCCCGCGCACTGGTCACGCTGCTGCGGGACCGAGGCGTCGAGGTGGTGGAAGCCCGCAGCGTCGCCGACGTCGAAGGAGCGGCACGCGACGACACGCTGATCGTCTTCGCCGAGACGTTCGCCCTGACCGACGACGAACAGTTGCGCCGACTGGCCGACCTGCCGGGTGACCGGCTGCTGATCGAACCGGCGTCGCGGGTGCGGGAAGCGCTCGCGCCGGACCTGCGCTCGGACGGGGTCAGTTCGTTCGCGCCCGGGCCGGATTGCGATCTGCGCGAGGCCAACCGGGCAGGCGACGCTCAGCTCGGGCTGGCCGAGAGCTACCGGGCGACCGAGCAGGGGCTGGCACTGACCCGGTGCTACGACGGCGCGCTGGTCCGTTACAGCGGCGCGGGGCGCACGATCACCGTGGTGGGCACCTCTGGTTTCATGACGAACGACGGACTGCTCGAACAGGGCAACGCTGCGCTGGCGATGAACCTTGTCGGCAGTGCGCCACGGGTCATCTGGTTCACCCCACGGGAGCGGGAGGGTGCCGCCGGAACCGCAACCCTGTCCGACCTCGTTCCCCACCAGGTCAGCTGGATCGTCCTGCAGCTGTCGCTGGCGGTGGTCCTCCTCGCGATCTGGCAGGGAAGACGATTGGGGCCGCTTGTCGCCGAACAGCTTCCGGTTGTCATCCGGGCGTCGGAGACGGTCGAGGGCCGCGGCCGGCTGTACCGCTCCCGGCGCGCCCGCGACCGCGCCGCCGATGCACTGCGCACCGGCACCCGCAACCGTCTGCTGCCCCGGCTCGGCCTGCCCGCCAACACGCAGCCACCGGCGGTCGTCCAGGCCGTCGCACAGCGGGCGGGCGGCGATCCCCAGGTCGTCGCCTACGTGCTGTACGGCCCCGCCCCGGCGACCGACGCCGATCTGCTGACCCTCGCCCACCAACTCGACGACATCGAAAGGCAGGTCACCCACTCGTGACACAGCCATCAGCGCACACCACCCAAACAGGCGACACGGCAGCCGATTCGGCGCGCCAGGCGCTGCTGGCGCTGCGGCAGGAGATCGGCAAGGCCGTCGTCGGCCAGGACGCCGTGGTCAGCGGGCTGGTCATCGCGCTGCTCTGCCGCGGCCACGTGCTGCTCGAAGGCGTTCCGGGCGTGGCGAAGACGCTGCTCGTCCGCACGTTGGCCGCGGCGCTGCAGCTGGAGTTCAAGCGCGTGCAGTTCACCCCGGACCTGATGCCGGGTGACGTGACCGGTTCGCTGGTCTACGACGCGCGCACCGCGGAATTCGAGTTCCGTGCCGGACCGGTCTTCACCAACCTGCTGCTGGCCGACGAGATCAACCGCACACCCCCGAAGACGCAGGCGGCGCTGCTCGAGGCGATGGAGGAGCGGCAGGTCAGCGTCGAGGGTGAAGCGCGCCCGCTCCCCAACCCGTTCATCGTTGCCGCCACCCAGAACCCGATCGAGTACGAGGGCACCTACCAGCTTCCCGAGGCCCAGCTGGACCGCTTCCTGCTCAAGCTCAACGTGCCGCTTCCGCCGCGCGATCAGGAGGTTGCGATCCTCGACCGCCATGCCCGCGGGTTCGATCCCCGGGACCTATCGGCCGTGCGCCCGGTCGCGGGCCCTGCCGAATTGGCGGCCGGTCGGGCGGCGGTTCGTCAGGTCCTGGTGGCCGACGAGGTGCTCGGGTACATCGTCGACATCGCCGGCGCCACCCGGCAGTCACCGTCGCTGCAGCTGGGTGTCTCGCCCCGCGGTGCCACCGCGCTGCTGGCCACGGCCAGGTCGTGGGCGTGGCTGTCCGGACGCACCTACGTCACCCCTGACGACGTCAAGGCGATGGCCCGGCCCACGCTGCGCCACCGCATCGCGTTGCGTCCGGAAGCCGAGCTTGAGGGGGCCAGCCCGGACCTGGTGCTCGACGGCATCCTCGCGGCCGTGCCGGTCCCGCGATAGTGGTCCTCACCGGACGTGCTGCACTGGCCGCGTTGCTGTGCGTGCTGCCCATCGCCGTGGCGCCCGCTCCCGGAGTCGCTTTCGTGGCGCTGTCCGGTGCGCTCCTCCTCGCGATCGTGGTGGACACCGCGCTGGCCGCGAGTCCCCGCCGGTTGGAGGTGACCCGGTCCGGGGACACCGCCGCCCGGCTGGGTCAGTCGGTCGACTCGGTGCTCGACGTGCACAACCCGGGCGGGCGGCGGTTGCGCGGCCATCTGCGCGACGCCTGGCCGCCGAGTGCGCACGCCTGGCCGCGCACCCATGACATCGACGTGCCTGCGGGCCGACGGGTGACCGTGCGTACCGCATTGCGTCCGGCCCGCCGTGGCGACCTGCAGTCGGCGCTGGTGACCGCCCGCTCGATCGGTCCGCTCGGCCTGGCCGGCAGGCAGGCGTCGCACCGGGTGACAGGTCGAATCCGGGTGTTGCCTCCGTTCCTGTCCCGCAAGCACTTACCCTCACGGCTCGCCCGGCTGCGGGAACTCGACGGGTCGACGCCCGCGTTGATCCGCGGGCAGGGCACCGAATTCGACTCGCTGCGCGAATACGTCGTCGGCGACGATGTCCGCTCGATCGACTGGCGGGCGACGGCCCGGCGCGCCGACGTCGTCGTGCGCACTTGGCGTCCGGAACGCGATCAGCGCATCGTCATCGTGCTCGACACGGGCCGGACCTCGGCCGGGCGCGTCGGCGTCGACCCGGCGGCCGGCCCGGGCGGCTGGCCCCGCCTGGACTGGTCGATGGACGCTGCGCTGCTACTGGCGGCGCTCGCCGCGCGCGCAGGCGACCGTGTCGACTTCCTCGCCCACGACCGCGTCACCCGTGCCGGGGTGTTCAACGCGTCGCGCACCGAGTTGCTGGCCCAGTTGGTCACCGTGATGGCGCCGCTGCAGCCGGCACTGGTCGAATCCGACCCGGTCGCGATGGCGTCGGCGATCCTGCGCCGCGTGCGCCGCCGCGCGCTGGTGGTGCTGCTCACCGATCTCAACGCATCGGCCCTCGAGGAGGGTCTGATGGAGGTGCTGCCCCAGCTCGCCGCGCGCCACCACGTCCTGATCGCGGCGGTCGCCGATCCCCGGGTTGACCTGCTCGCCGCGGGCCGCGACGACGCCGCCGCCGTATACGACGCGGCCGCCGCGGAACGGTCGCGCAACGACCGCAACCGCGTCGCCGGCATGCTGCGGCAGGCGGGCGTGGACGTCGTGGATGCCCCACCCGAGGAACTCGCACCCGCGCTCGCCGACCGGTATCTGCAGATGAAGGCCGCGGGCCACATGTGATCAGCCGGTGGGCACCACGTCGGGCGCGTCTTCGATGTCGCCGGATTCGCCGGCCCGAACCGCCTTGCGGCCGAAGTGTACGACGTAGGCCAGGAACGCGACCTCGGCCACGACACCGATCGCGATCCGGGCGAACGTTGGCAGCGGCGACGGGGTGACCAGCGCTTCGATCAGGCCGGACAGCAGCAGCACCACCACCAGGCCGGCGGCCACCGCGACCACGGCCCGGCCCTGTTCGGCGAGCACTTGGCCCCGCGGACGGTGTCCCGGGGCGATGACCATCCAGCCCAACCGCATCCCGGCCGCCGCAGCGAGGAACACCGCGGTCAGCTCGAGCAACCCGTGCGGGGTCAGCAGCCCCAGGAAGATGTCGCCCTTGCCGGCGTCGAACATCAATCCGCCGGTCAGCCCGAGGTTGGCCGCATTCTGAAACAGGACGTACGGGATCGGCAGTCCGAGGAGAATGGCGAAACCGATGCACTGCGCGGCAACCCACGCATTGTTGACCCACACCCGCAGTGCGAACGAGCCCGCGGGATTCTCGCTGTAGTACGAGGCGAAGTCGTTGTTGACCAGCTGGTCGATGTCGCTGGGGGTGCCGACGGCCGACTGCACCTCGGGGTTACCCGCGACCCACAACCCGATCAGCGCGGCGACGAGGAAGAAGGCGGCGGCCGATCCGAGCCACCAGCGCCAGGAGCGGTAGGCGACGACCGGGAACGAGACGGTCCAGAAGCGCAGGAACTCGCGCCACAGCGGGGCGTGGGCACCGGTGACCGCCGCGCGGGCGCGCGCCACCAGCCCCGAGAGCCGGCCCACCAGAACCGAATCCGTCGACGCCGAGCGCACCATCGACAGGTGCGTCGACACCCGCTGGTACAGGTCCACCAGCTCGTCGACCTCGGCGCCGGTCAGCCGTCGGCGCCGCTTGACGAGCTCGTCGAGCCGGTCCCACGCGGGGCGGTGGGCCTGCACGAACGCGTCCACATCCACGTCGGTCAGCCTAGTAGCGTGACCGTATGGTCTCCCAGCCCGAACCGGTGGTGACCGGTGACGCGGTGGTGCTCGACGTGCAAATCGCCCAACTGCCGATCCGGGCGCTGTCGGCGATGATCGACATCCTGGTCGTGTTCGTCGGGTATGTGCTGGGAGTGGTCCTGTGGGCGGCCACCCTGAGCGACTTCGACACGGCGCTGTCGGCTGCGGTGCTGATCGTCTTCACGGTGCTCACACTGGTCGGCTACCCGCTGGTGTTCGAGACCGCGACGCGGGGCCGGACGCTGGGGAAGATGGCGCTCGGCCTGCGCGTGGTGTCCGAGGACGGCGGTCCTGAAAGGTTCCGGCAGGCCCTGTTCCGGGCGCTTGCCGGCGTCATCGAACTGTGGACGCTCGCGGGCGGGCCGGCCGCGGTGTGCAGCCTGCTGTCACCGAAGGGCAAGCGCATCGGCGACGTCTTCGCCGGCACGGTGGTGATCAGCGAGCGGGCACCGCGGATGAGTCCACCGCCGGTGATGCCGCCTGCGCTCGCGTGGTGGGCCTCGTCGCTGGAGCTTTCCGGCCTCGGCGGGGCACAGGCCGAGCGCGCGCGCCAATTTCTCTCGCGCGCACACCAACTGGAGCCCCGGCTGCGTGACGACATGGCTTACCGCATCGCCGGCGAAGTGGTCTCGCGGACCTCTCCGCCACCGCCACCGGGAACGCCTCCGCAGTATGTGCTGGCCGCCGTGCTGGCCGAACGGCACCGGCGAGAGTTGGCGCGTCTGGCGCCCACACCCCCGGCGTACCCATCGGCGCCCGCACCGTCGTACGGGGCCGCCACACCACCGCCGAACCCGGGGTTCACCCCGCCGGGCTGAGCCCGGTGGCCGTCACCGGGCGGCAAAGCGCGACAACGTTCTGTTCACTTTCGGGGTGTATAACAGCGAGTTATTCAGGGGTGAACGGCCGGTGAATGATTGGAGGAGTGCCATGGATGTCGTCGACGGTGCGGTCCGAGTGATCTCGCGGACTGCTGATGTGACCACAGCGGCTGCCGGCGCGGTCAGCGGCGCGGCAATCAACGGTGTCATCGGTGGCGTTCAGGGCGCCGCCACGGGGCTGCGAGATGGTCTGGAGAAGGGCAGCCACTCTTCGGCGGCCGCCGCACTCACGTTGGGTGCGGTGGGGGCGGTAGGCCTGGTGGAATGGCCGTTGCTGCTCACTGTCGGCGGTGGTGCGCTCGTGCTGCACCGTCTCAGTCAGCGATCGGACGGAAACGGAGATCGCGAATCGGCACCTGCACCTCTGCGTTCCGCGCCAACCGGCTCCGCGCCAACCGGCTCCGCGTCAGCCCAATCCGCTGCCCAGCCGCGCAAGACGACACGGTCGCGGCACACCACCAGCAGGTGAGGTCCTTCTTGGGGCGGATCACCGACACTGCTGCGACCGCTGTCACCGTGCC contains:
- a CDS encoding glycerophosphoryl diester phosphodiesterase membrane domain-containing protein, with product MVPMSNDAGGPGQVDPPPPRPGPPGYASSPFAPQGYPPPAHHRGYPPPGYQQGYPPPGYQQGYPLPGYAPPGVLKPGVIPLRPLGLSDIFNGAVNYIRRNPKATLGLTAVVVVAAQLISLVLQILVPLIATGDIDPTLSGDAPTAADLVAQSGSSLAGSVTTALASVVLSGMLTVIVGRAVFGADISIGEAWQRVKGRLLALLSFTVLEAVAILLLIVVVVVVVIGAESVGGGVAAFLVGAPLVIAALLLIVYVATSLVFTPALIVLERLGIVEAAGRSFALVKKDFWRVLGIWILAALVAFVIAGAVGVPFTFGGQLIAGSGSDGGVLAGLVLTAVGAAIGQIITSPFSAGVVVLLYTDRRIRAEAFDLVLHTGAAEGPGVPADSTDHLWLIRRP
- a CDS encoding DUF4129 domain-containing protein; translation: MPTVDIDRDAAREAAQQELDKPIYPRTSLTDRLSELVNDLIYRIAAGGAGVPGGWLTISVLGLLLTVAVVVAVRVARSTMRTDRGNHSLYGGHELCAAEHRVTAEQHAAAGQWALAIRHRLRAVARQLEESGVLAAVPGRTATELANDAGLALPHLSGALRAAATAFNDVTYGDRPGSEAAYRSVAALDDHIREAATTAGHTSAAPPAGTDWAEVR
- a CDS encoding DUF4350 domain-containing protein, which gives rise to MTPPATAVGPTVGQRWRTGRWVILALIAIVAVATVGTLLTASRPGAPMDPQSTSPGGARALVTLLRDRGVEVVEARSVADVEGAARDDTLIVFAETFALTDDEQLRRLADLPGDRLLIEPASRVREALAPDLRSDGVSSFAPGPDCDLREANRAGDAQLGLAESYRATEQGLALTRCYDGALVRYSGAGRTITVVGTSGFMTNDGLLEQGNAALAMNLVGSAPRVIWFTPREREGAAGTATLSDLVPHQVSWIVLQLSLAVVLLAIWQGRRLGPLVAEQLPVVIRASETVEGRGRLYRSRRARDRAADALRTGTRNRLLPRLGLPANTQPPAVVQAVAQRAGGDPQVVAYVLYGPAPATDADLLTLAHQLDDIERQVTHS
- a CDS encoding AAA family ATPase, whose translation is MTQPSAHTTQTGDTAADSARQALLALRQEIGKAVVGQDAVVSGLVIALLCRGHVLLEGVPGVAKTLLVRTLAAALQLEFKRVQFTPDLMPGDVTGSLVYDARTAEFEFRAGPVFTNLLLADEINRTPPKTQAALLEAMEERQVSVEGEARPLPNPFIVAATQNPIEYEGTYQLPEAQLDRFLLKLNVPLPPRDQEVAILDRHARGFDPRDLSAVRPVAGPAELAAGRAAVRQVLVADEVLGYIVDIAGATRQSPSLQLGVSPRGATALLATARSWAWLSGRTYVTPDDVKAMARPTLRHRIALRPEAELEGASPDLVLDGILAAVPVPR
- a CDS encoding DUF58 domain-containing protein, which codes for MVLTGRAALAALLCVLPIAVAPAPGVAFVALSGALLLAIVVDTALAASPRRLEVTRSGDTAARLGQSVDSVLDVHNPGGRRLRGHLRDAWPPSAHAWPRTHDIDVPAGRRVTVRTALRPARRGDLQSALVTARSIGPLGLAGRQASHRVTGRIRVLPPFLSRKHLPSRLARLRELDGSTPALIRGQGTEFDSLREYVVGDDVRSIDWRATARRADVVVRTWRPERDQRIVIVLDTGRTSAGRVGVDPAAGPGGWPRLDWSMDAALLLAALAARAGDRVDFLAHDRVTRAGVFNASRTELLAQLVTVMAPLQPALVESDPVAMASAILRRVRRRALVVLLTDLNASALEEGLMEVLPQLAARHHVLIAAVADPRVDLLAAGRDDAAAVYDAAAAERSRNDRNRVAGMLRQAGVDVVDAPPEELAPALADRYLQMKAAGHM